A stretch of the Capsicum annuum cultivar UCD-10X-F1 chromosome 10, UCD10Xv1.1, whole genome shotgun sequence genome encodes the following:
- the LOC107843660 gene encoding anthocyanidin 3-O-glucosyltransferase, with amino-acid sequence MTTTHCSQLHIALFAFPFSSHPTCLLNVMQKLSSFLPSNTLFSYFNTSQSNTLTFSKSSKSNNLKVYDVWDGVKEGNDTPFGHEAIELFIQSTPANFEKSMKEAEEERGVKLSCIFSDAFLWFSCELAEKIDVPWIALWISSSYSLSAHLYTDLIRSNKGTSLNIPGFPSSLRISDVPPEVAENLEGAVPSILYNMALTLHKAVAVVVNSFEELSPTINKDLKSKLQKVYNVGPLVLESSNNVSLEVDSDESGCIEWLDKQNQKSVVYISFGTITTLSPNETLAIADALEAKKVPFIWSLKDNDVKILPKVFLERAEEFGKIVSWAPQLEILAHSSICVHVSHGGWNSVLESISHGVPMICRPSFADQKLNSRLVESVWEIGLQIEGGSFTKSGTMSALDIFFNDDKGKVLRQNVVGLKARALAAVKPENGSSTQNFKALADLVKRHKLA; translated from the coding sequence ATGACTACTACTCATTGTTCTCAACTTCACATTGCACTTTTTGCTTTCCCTTTTAGCAGTCATCCAACCTGTTTACTCAATGTTATGCAAAAACTATCTTCATTTCTACCATCAAACACACTTTTTTCCTACTTCAACACATCACAATCCAACACCTTAACCTtctctaaatcatcaaaatcaaacaacCTCAAAGTCTACGATGTTTGGGATGGTGTCAAAGAAGGAAATGACACCCCTTTTGGACATGAAGCCATTGAACTTTTCATACAATCAACTCCGGCTAATTTTGAGAAATCGATGAAAGAGGCGGAGGAGGAAAGAGGTGTGAAACTTTCTTGCATTTTTAGTGATGCATTCTTATGGTTTTCTTGTGAATTGGCTGAGAAAATTGACGTTCCTTGGATTGCCTTATGGATAAGTAGTTCTTATTCTTTATCTGCTCATTTGTACACTGATTTGATTCGATCGAACAAGGGAACATCATTAAACATTCCAGGATTTCCATCAAGTTTAAGGATCAGTGACGTGCCACCAGAAGTAGCAGAGAATTTAGAGGGGGCAGTGCCATCTATACTTTACAATATGGCATTAACTTTGCACAAGGCTGTTGCTGTGGTAGTGAATTCCTTTGAGGAACTGAGTCCAACGATCAACAAAGACCTCAAATCCAAGCTCCAAAAGGTGTACAACGTTGGCCCTTTAGTACTAGAATCATCAAATAACGTATCTTTAGAGGTTGATTCTGATGAAAGTGGATGCATCGAATGGCTCGACAAGCAAAATCAGAAGTCAGTTGTGTATATTAGTTTTGGAACTATAACAACATTATCCCCTAATGAAACTTTGGCAATAGCAGATGCCCTAGAAGCGAAAAAGGTACCTTTTATTTGGTCATTGAAAGACAATGACGTCAAGATTTTGCCCAAAGTTTTTCTTGAAAGAGCTGAGGAATTTGGGAAGATAGTTTCTTGGGCACCCCAGTTGGAAATCTTGGCACATTCATCTATTTGTGTTCATGTATCACATGGGGGATGGAACTCCGTTCTGGAAAGCATATCACATGGTGTGCCGATGATTTGTAGGCCTTCTTTTGCTGACCAAAAACTGAATAGTAGATTGGTGGAGAGTGTTTGGGAGATTGGTTTACAAATTGAAGGTGGGAGTTTCACCAAAAGTGGAACAATGAGTGCATTGGATATTTTCTTCAACGATGATAAAGGGAAGGTTCTAAGGCAAAATGTTGTAGGGCTAAAAGCAAGAGCACTAGCAGCTGTGAAACCAGAAAATGGAAGTTCAACACAAAATTTCAAAGCTCTAGCAGATCTAGTTAAACGTCACAAGCTCGCTTGA